One Brassica napus cultivar Da-Ae chromosome C2, Da-Ae, whole genome shotgun sequence DNA window includes the following coding sequences:
- the LOC106431741 gene encoding E3 SUMO-protein ligase SIZ1: MDLEARCKDKLLHFRIKELKDVLTQLGLSKQGKKQELVERILTVLSDGKSARLWSKRNTVAKEEVARLVDDTYRKIKVSGASDLASKAQVSSDTSNLKVKGEPEASFQPEMKVRCVCGSSLETESMIQCDDPRCHVWEHVGCVFVPEKPMDGNPPLPESFYCEVCRLTRADPFWVTVAHPLYPVRLTATNIPTDGSSAMQSVERTFQITRADKDLLAKQEYDVQAWCMLLNDKVLFRMQWPQHADLQINGMPVRAIYRPGSQLLGANGRDDGPIITPFVRDGINRISLSRGDSRSFCFGVRLVKRRTLQQVLNLIPEETKGETFEDALARVRRCIGGGGGDDNADSDSDIEVVADFFGVNLRCPMSGSRIKVAGRFLPCVHMGGFDLEVFVELNQRSRKWQCPICLKNYSVEHVIVDPYFNRITSKMMHCDEEVTEIEVKPDGSWRVKSKKESERRELGELMQWHAPDGTLCPSGDEIKRKMETMIPVKQEGFSDGGGPTSLKLGIRKNRNGVWEVSKPNNANGMSSSNRQEKNHIIPMSSSATGSGRDGDDTSVNQGAAIGTTFDFGTNGVDLDSVSMNVDSGYNQAGEDRNNEVIVLSDSDEDNDLVITPGPAYSDSRTNGGVNFPGIINSYNEEPHTLAGGSSRLGLFNEDDEFDTRLWSFPSETPEVSGFQLFASDADVDLHHQGSLNCGPEINGDYTMAPETTSMASIPPPVVPDGRAEAVANDGLVDNPLAFGRDDPSLQIFLPTKPDGSAQSGFRNQGDVSNGMRSDDWISLRLGDSACGDHGEPDGLNSSQHMSTREGSLDDTTENDSLLLGMNEGRQDKAKKRRSDNPFTFPRQKRSVRPRMFLSIDSDSDE, from the exons ATGGACTTGGAAGCTCGTTGTAAG GATAAGCTTTTACATTTTCGGATAAAAGAGCTCAAGGATGTGCTCACTCAGCTCGGTCTTTCGAAACAGGGAAAGAAGCAG GAACTTGTCGAGCGGATCTTGACCGTTCTTTCTGATGGAAAAT CTGCAAGGTTGTGGTCTAAAAGGAATACAGTGGCGAAGGAAGAAGTTGCAAGACTAGTGGATGATACTTATAG GAAAATCAAAGTATCTGGGGCAAGTGATTTAGCATCAAAAGCACAAGTGAGTTCAGATACGAGTAATCTGAAAGTCAAGGGGGAGCCTGAAGCTTCCTTTCAACCAGAGATGAAAGTTCGATGCGTTTGTGGAAGTTCACTGGAGACAGAATCAATGATTCAG tGTGATGATCCAAGATGCCATGTTTGGGAGCATGTTGGATGTGTTTTTGTCCCGGAAAAGCCTATGGATGGAAATCCACCACTTCCTGAATCATTTTATTGTGAAGTCTGCCGACTCACTCGAGCTGACCC GTTTTGGGTTACAGTGGCACATCCACTTTATCCAGTGAGGTTGACTGCAACGAACATCCCAACTGATGG TTCAAGCGCAATGCAGAGTGTTGAGAGAACATTTCAAATCACAAGGGCAGACAAGGACTTATTGGCCAAACAAGAGTACGATGTTCAG GCTTGGTGTATGCTATTGAATGACAAAGTTCTCTTTAGGATGCAATGGCCTCAGCATGCTGATCTGCAGATCAATGGTATGCCTGTACGCGCAATTTACCGACCAGGGTCACAGCTTTTGGGGGCCAACGGCCGCGACGATGGACCTATT ATCACACCTTTTGTTAGGGATGGAATTAACAGAATATCCTTGAGTAGAGGTGACAGTCGGAGTTTCTGTTTCGGAGTAAGACTTGTGAAGCGCAGGACTCTACAACAG GTTCTAAATTTGATTCCAGAAGAGACGAAAGGGGAGACGTTTGAAGATGCGCTTGCACGTGTTCGGCGATGCATTGGAGGTGGAGGTGGAGATGATAATGCCGACAGTGATAGTGACATTGAAGTTGTTGCTGACTTCTTCGGTGTCAATCTCCGGTGTCCT ATGAGCGGTTCTAGGATAAAAGTTGCTGGGAGATTCTTACCCTGTGTGCACATGGGCGGTTTCGACCTTGAGGTGTTTGTGGAGTTGAATCAACGTTCCAGAAAG TGGCAGTGCCCTATCTGTCTGAAGAACTACTCAGTGGAGCATGTAATCGTGGATCCTTATTTCAACCGCATCACGTCAAAG ATGATGCATTGTGATGAAGAGGTGACTGAAATCGAAGTGAAACCGGACGGCTCTTGGCGCGTCAAATCCAAAAAAGAGAGTGAGCGTAGGGAACTGGGGGAACTCATGCAGTGGCACGCGCCCGATGGCACTCTTTGCCCCTCTGGCGACGAGATTAAACGGAAGATGGAAACGATGATCCCTGTTAAACAAGAAGGCTTCTCAGATGGTGGCGGACCAACCTCTCTGAAACTCGGCATAAGGAAGAACCGCAACGGCGTTTGGGAAGTGAGCAAGCCTAATAATGCAAATGGAATGTCTTCCAGTAACAGGCAAGAGAAGAATCATATTATACCGATGAGTAGCAGCGCTACTGGAAGTGGTAGGGATGGTGATGACACAAGCGTCAACCAGGGCGCTGCTATTGGAACAACCTTTGACTTCGGAACCAACGGCGTTGATCTCGATTCCGTTTCCATGAATGTAGATTCGGGTTATAACCAAGCTGGAGAGGATAGGAATAATGAAGTTATTGTTCTGAGTGATTCTGATGAAGATAATGATTTGGTCATCACCCCTGGACCTGCGTACAGTGATTCAAGAACCAACGGTggggtgaattttccgggaatcATCAACTCTTATAACGAAGAGCCACACACCTTAGCTGGGGGAAGCTCACGGTTAGGTCTTTTCAACGAAGATGATGAGTTTGATACGCGCCTTTGGTCGTTCCCTTCTGAAACTCCGGAAGTCTCTGGGTTCCAGCTATTTGCATCTGATGCTGACGTTGATTTGCATCATCAAGGTTCACTGAACTGTGGTCCTGAGATAAATGGAGACTACACCATGGCTCCTGAGACAACATCAATGGCGTCTATTCCTCCTCCTGTAGTTCCAGACGGAAGAGCTGAAGCCGTTGCGAATGATGGCTTAGTTGACAATCCTCTTGCGTTTGGTAGAGACGACCCCTCGCTTCAGATATTTTTGCCGACGAAACCGGATGGTTCAGCTCAGTCGGGTTTTCGAAACCAAGGTGATGTGTCGAATGGTATGAGGAGTGATGACTGGATCTCGCTTAGGCTAGGTGATAGCGCCTGTGGGGATCACGGAGAGCCTGACGGGCTCAACTCTAGCCAGCATATGTCTACAAGGGAAGGTTCTTTGGATGATACGACAGAGAATG ATTCGTTGCTACTGGGTATGAATGAGGGTAGACAAGACAAGGCAAAGAAGAGAAGATCAGATAATCCATTTACTTTTCCTCGACAGAAGCGTTCTGTAAGACCTCGGATGTTCCTCTCCATCGACTCGGATTCTGATGAGTGA
- the LOC106430494 gene encoding uncharacterized protein LOC106430494 encodes MQSTTLSGNYGFPLCISGIAQQLSLSKEMADHDKRRKVVKRRRRSYESRSHGEEEMGVERYNELWLQEMRESEDVRDLVALLQDLESWSFSSHTAKAA; translated from the exons ATGCAGTCAACAACTCTTAGTGGCAACTATGGCTTCCCTCTTTGCATCTCTGGGATCGCTCAGCAGCTGTCTCTCTCCAAAGA AATGGCAGATCATGACAAGAGAAGGAAGGTGGTgaagaggagaaggagatcATATGAGTCCAGGAGCCatggtgaagaagaaatggGTGTGGAGAGATATAATGAGCTATGGCTTcaagagatgagagagagtgAGGATGTTAGAGATCTAGTTGCTTTATTACAAGATCTAGAGTCATGGAGCTTTTCTTCTCACACGGCTAAAGCTGCTTAG
- the LOC106430492 gene encoding elongation factor 1-alpha 1 has product MGKEKFHINIVVIGHVDSGKSTTTGHLIYKLGGIDKRVIERFEKEAAEMNKRSFKYAWVLDKLKAERERGITIDIALWKFETTKYYCTVIDAPGHRDFIKNMITGTSQADCAVLIIDSTTGGFEAGISKDGQTREHALLAFTLGVKQMICCCNKMDATTPKYSKARYDEIIKEVSSYLKKVGYNPDKIPFVPISGFEGDNMIERSTNLDWYKGPTLLEALDQINEPKRPSDKPLRLPLQDVYKIGGIGTVPVGRVETGMLKPGMVVTFAPSGLTTEVKSVEMHHESLVEALPGDNVGFNVKNVAVKDLKRGYVASNSKDDPAKGAANFTSQVIIMNHPGQIGNGYAPVLDCHTSHIAVKFSEILTKIDRRSGKEIEKEPKFLKNGDAGMVKMTPTKPMVVETFSEYPPLGRFAVRDMRQTVAVGVIKSVDKKDPTGAKVTKAAVKKGAK; this is encoded by the exons ATGGGTAAAGAGAAGTTTCACATCAACATTGTGGTCATTGGCCATGTCGACTCTGGGAAATCGACCACCACTGGTCACTTGATCTACAAGCTTGGTGGTATTGACAAGCGTGTCATCGAGAGGTTCGAGAAGGAGGCTGCTGAGATGAACAAGAGGTCCTTCAAGTACGCGTGGGTCTTGGACAAACTTAAGGCTGAGCGTGAGCGTGGTATCACCATTGACATTGCTCTCTGGAAGTTCGAGACCACCAAGTACTACTGCACCGTCATTGATGCTCCTGGTCATCGTGATTTCATCAAGAACATGATTACTGGTACCTCCCAGGCTGATTGTGCTGTCCTCATCATTGACTCCACTACCGGAGGTTTTGAGGCTGGTATCTCCAAGGATGGTCAGACACGTGAGCATGCTCTTCTTGCTTTCACCCTTGGTGTCAAGCAAATGATTTGCTGCTGTAATAAG ATGGATGCAACAACCCCCAAGTACTCCAAGGCTAGGTACGATGAGATCATCAAGGAGGTGTCTTCCTACTTGAAGAAGGTTGGGTACAACCCTGACAAAATCCCATTCGTCCCCATCTCTGGATTCGAGGGTGACAACATGATTGAAAGGTCCACCAACCTTGACTGGTACAAGGGACCTACTCTCCTTGAGGCTCTTGACCAAATCAACGAGCCCAAGAGGCCCTCAGACAAGCCACTCCGTCTCCCACTTCAGGATGTCTACAAGATCGGTGGTATTGGAACGGTGCCAGTGGGTCGTGTTGAGACTGGTATGCTCAAGCCCGGTATGGTCGTCACCTTTGCTCCATCAGGGTTGACCACTGAGGTCAAGTCTGTCGAGATGCACCACGAGTCTCTTGTGGAGGCACTTCCAGGTGACAACGTCGGATTCAATGTCAAGAATGTTGCTGTCAAGGATCTTAAGCGTGGGTATGTTGCATCCAACTCCAAGGATGACCCTGCCAAGGGAGCTGCTAACTTCACTTCCCAAGTCATCATCATGAACCACCCTGGTCAGATCGGTAACGGTTACGCACCAGTTCTTGATTGCCACACCTCCCACATTGCAGTCAAGTTCTCTGAGATCCTCACCAAGATTGACAGGCGATCTGGTAAAGAGATCGAGAAGGAGCCTAAGTttttgaagaatggagatgCTGGTATGGTGAAGATGACTCCAACCAAGCCCATGGTTGTTGAGACTTTCTCAGAGTACCCACCATTGGGACGTTTCGCTGTTAGGGACATGAGACAGACGGTTGCTGTTGGTGTCATCAAGAGTGTTGACAAGAAGGACCCAACCGGTGCCAAGGTCACCAAGGCTGCAGTCAAGAAGGGTGCCAAATGA